A part of Gossypium hirsutum isolate 1008001.06 chromosome A07, Gossypium_hirsutum_v2.1, whole genome shotgun sequence genomic DNA contains:
- the LOC107955890 gene encoding putative pectinesterase 11, whose protein sequence is MAPKSTSCYARFFSITLFLIFMASHGSNAATEALLIKVDQSGKGDYKKIQDAIDAVPSNNKQVVLISVKPGIYEEKITVPTDKPFITISGSNPNATVITWNDSGNIFESPTFSVLASDFVARYLTIQNTYGVGAKAVALRVSGDRVAFFGCRILSYQDTLLDDTGRHYYSNCYIEGAVDFICGNAASLFEKCHLHSLSKGDASITAQHRDSPSQNTGFTFLGCKITGVKTALLGRAWGPYSRVIFAFTYMSNVILPQGWDDWGDSSKQSSVFYREYKYYGPGASTKRRVEWAKELTIEEAKPFLTKNMIGGKSWITSTTNRFTKLSSNGISRNNTRHHA, encoded by the exons ATGGCTCCCAAGTCTACTTCTTGCTATGCTCGTTTCTTTTCGATAACTTTATTCCTCATTTTCATGGCTAGTCATGGATCGAACGCCGCCACCGAAGCCCTACTCATAAAAGTTGATCAATCGGGGAAGGGAGACTATAAGAAAATACAAGATGCCATTGATGCGGTGCCATCAAACAACAAACAAGTTGTACTCATATCGGTTAAGCCTGGAATCTATGAAGAAAAAATTACTGTGCCTACTGATAAACCTTTCATTACAATAAGTGGTTCTAACCCAAATGCCACTGTCATAACTTGGAATGACAGTGGGAATATTTTTGAATCACCTACTTTCTCAGTTTTGGCTTCTGATTTTGTTGCCCGATACCTTACTATTCAG AATACGTATGGAGTTGGTGCCAAAGCAGTAGCATTGAGGGTATCTGGAGATAGGGTAGCTTTCTTCGGGTGCAGGATCTTATCGTACCAGGATACCTTGTTAGACGACACTGGAAGGCATTATTATAGCAATTGTTACATTGAAGGTGCTGTTGATTTCATTTGTGGGAATGCTGCTTCTCTTTTTGAG aaATGTCATTTGCATTCACTATCAAAAGGAGATGCATCAATAACAGCCCAACACAGAGACTCACCGTCACAAAACACAGGATTCACTTTCTTGGGTTGCAAGATAACTGGAGTTAAGACTGCTTTACTAGGAAGGGCATGGGGTCCATATTCCAGGGTCATTTTTGCCTTCACCTATATGTCTAATGTGATTCTGCCACAAGGATGGGATGACTGGGGAGACTCATCCAAACAAAG TTCGGTGTTCTATAGAGAATACAAATATTATGGACCTGGTGCTAGTACAAAGAGAAGGGTTGAATGGGCAAAAGAGCTGACTATCGAAGAAGCAAAGCCTTTTTTGACGAAGAACATGATCGGGGGAAAGAGTTGGATCACATCAACTACAAATCGTTTCACGAAATTGTCTTCAAATGGCATTTCTAGAAATAACACTCGACATCATGCCTGA